The Henckelia pumila isolate YLH828 unplaced genomic scaffold, ASM3356847v2 CTG_461:::fragment_3, whole genome shotgun sequence genome window below encodes:
- the LOC140871285 gene encoding aspartic proteinase 39-like isoform X1: MDCGRKVMISVLPVILLLVNVMFMVKGNVVFEVHHKYRGRGREKAPLSALWEHDSQRHGRMLASIEFQLCGAGSFHNAALYYTKITIGTPPVDYHVQVDTGSDILWVNCQNCEGCPTKSDFNIPLKQYDLRASSTGERVFCDQDFCTAEFDRPKFNCDHGLNCEYIVAYGDGSRTEGYFVRDFFKLAQVTGNLQSSLMDGYIAFGCSGKQSGGFASSSVALDGIIGFGQANTSILSQLASSGKVKRIFSHCLSHKGGGIFAIGEVVQPKVNRTKLVPNQMHYNVVLKGVEVGGQLLNLHSDLLALGLGRRAIIDSGTTLAYLPSEIYQWLLDKVIAHRPDLKTYVVQQRFTCFRYSGNIDDGFPIIGFHFEDSMSLPVYPRNYLLQVHDKEYCVGWQNSKTHTKSGMEITLLGDIVLSDKLILYDLENQNMGWTEYDCSSSIQVRDEVSGNAYSVGAHSTSSAFCTSAVSVVSFLLLIVAHFSLIG; the protein is encoded by the exons ATGGATTGCGGGAGGAAGGTTATGATTTCAGTTTTGCCTgtgattttgttgttggttAATGTAATGTTTATGGTGAAGGGCAATGTGGTTTTCGAGGTCCATCACAAGTACCGTGGCCGTGGCCGGGAGAAGGCACCATTGAGCGCTCTTTGGGAGCATGACTCCCAGCGCCATGGCAGAATGCTAGCTTCCATTGAATTCCAACTATGCGGTGCTGGATCATTTCATAACGCGGC GCTTTATTACACCAAAATCACAATTGGGACTCCCCCAGTTGATTATCATGTTCAGGTAGATACTGGAAGTGATATTTTGTGGGTGAATTGCCAAAACTGTGAGGGATGTCCCACAAAAAGTGACTTTAAT ATACCCTTGAAGCAGTATGACTTGAGGGCCTCCTCCACTGGAGAGAGAGTTTTTTGTGACCAAGATTTCTGTACTGCCGAGTTTGATCGTCCGAAGTTCAATTGCGATCATGGATTGAACTGTGAATATATAGTCGCATATGGAGATGGTAGCAGAACTGAGGGATATTTCGTTAGAGATTTTTTTAAACTTGCTCAAGTGACTGGGAACCTTCAATCATCATTAATGGATGGGTACATTGCTTTCGG TTGCTCAGGTAAACAATCTGGAGGATTTGCTTCGTCTTCTGTGGCACTTGATGGAATAATTGGGTTTGGACAAGCAAACACATCCATCCTTTCACAGCTTGCTTCTTCTGGGAAGGTGAAAAGGATATTTTCACATTGCTTGAGCCACAAGGGAGGTGGCATATTTGCCATTGGAGAAGTGGTGCAACCAAAAGTGAATAGAACAAAACTTGTGCCAAATCA GATGCATTATAATGTTGTTCTGAAGGGTGTTGAGGTGGGTGGTCAATTGCTTAATCTTCACTCTGATTTACTTGCTCTGGGACTTGGTAGAAGAGCTATAATTGACAGTGGCACAACTTTGGCCTATCTTCCGTCTGAGATATATCAATGGCTTCTAGACAAG GTTATAGCTCATCGGCCAGATCTGAAAACTTATGTAGTTCAACAACGCTTCACATGCTTTCGGTACAGTGGAAA TATTGATGATGGATTTCCTATCATTGGTTTTCATTTTGAGGACTCGATGTCTTTACCAGTGTATCCCCGCAATTATTTGTTACAAGTTCAT GATAAAGAATATTGTGTAGGCTGGCAAAACAGTAAAACACATACAAAGAGTGGAATGGAAATAACTCTATTAGGAG ATATTGTATTGTCAGACAAGCTCATTTTGTATGACCTTGAAAATCAGAACATGGGATGGACTGAGTATGACT GCTCTTCAAGCATCCAAGTAAGAGATGAAGTGAGTGGAAATGCTTATTCTGTGGGCGCCCATTCTACATCGTCTGCTTTCTGTACGTCTGCTGTGAGTGTAGTATCATTCCTTTTGTTGATAGTCGCTCACTTCAGTCTGATAGGATGA
- the LOC140871673 gene encoding riboflavin biosynthesis protein PYRR, chloroplastic, which produces MVYAAVAVAVALGPSNLPSSLICRASSSSSSSSSSSSLAFDATCIKRAAHLADKSAGFTAPHPNFGCVIATVGAEEDRVVGEGYLYAQGTTPPEVQALQASGDRCHGATAYLNLEPSHCLGDQTAVSALIQAGISRVVIGIRHPLHHLRGKAIRALRSGGLLVDVLGEDLQCQTIEEALESCLLVNAPLLYRTACGVPFSVLKYAMTLDGKIAASSGHASWISSKKSRTRVFELRGRSDAVIVGGNTVRQDNPRLTARHGGGHFPQRIVMSTSLDLPETAYLWDVSEVPTMVATQRGARRSFQKFLASKGVEVVEFEILNPKVVMDYLYDRGCLSILWECGGTLAASAISHGVIHKVHAFVAPKIIGGKNAPSPVGELGMVEMSQALELNDVHYEQIGPDMLVSGFLHPVPDLAPVIPSIDETSVIDPTVSPYEASIIFFYKTWDPYGAFSNFSLHPIQMAGENGDFSTWQSVEHYYQAHKFVRVDDPVGINCIEDIKNAKSPEEAARLGRKMQRQCPDLVRSDWESIKINVMYRALKCKFSTYPDLTAMLLSTAGSVLVEASPHDLFWGGGRDGEGLNYLGRLLMQLRSEFLADSSSEANEATCGLEENEVQKLP; this is translated from the exons ATGGTTTACGCAGCGGTGGCAGTGGCAGTGGCACTAGGACCATCTAATCTCCCTTCTTCCCTTATCTGCCgggcttcttcttcttcttcttcttcttcttcttcttcttcgctTGCCTTCGATGCCACCTGCATCAAGCGTGCGGCCCATTTGGCTGACAAATCCGCAGGCTTTACGGCCCCGCATCCCAACTTCGGCTGCGTTATAGCCACTGTCGGTGCTGAAGAAGATAGAGTTGTGGGCGAGGGATATTTATATGCGCAGGGAACCACCCCACCAGAAGTGCAGGCGTTGCAGGCTTCTGGCGATCGCTGCCATGGCGCCACCGCTTATCTCAACTTGGAGCCAAGTCACTGCCTTGGGGACCAAACTGCGGTCTCTGCTCTAATCCAG GCAGGTATTTCTAGGGTTGTGATTGGAATTAGGCATCCTTTGCATCATCTTCGGGGCAAGGCTATCCGTGCTCTAAGAAGTGGAGGACTCTTGGTTGACGTTCTTGGCGAAGATCTGCAATGTCAAACAATTGAG GAAGCTCTGGAATCCTGTCTTCTAGTGAATGCCCCTTTGTTGTATAGAACTGCTTGTGGAGTCCCATTCTCTGTTCTGAAGTATGCCATGACTCTAGATG GCAAAATTGCTGCAAGTAGTGGACATGCATCATGGATTAGCAGCAAGAAGTCAAGAACCCGAGTTTTCGAATTGCGTGGCAGGAGTGATGCTGTAATCGTTGGAGGAAATACTGTACGCCAAGATA ATCCACGTTTGACGGCTAGACATGGAGGTGGACATTTTCCCCAACGGATTGTAATGTCTACGTCTCTTGATCTTCCTGAGACTGCATACTTGTGGGATGTTAGTGAAGTTCCCACCATGGTTGCAACACAGAGAGGTGCAAGGAGGAGTTTCCAAAAATTTCTTGCATCAAAGGGTGTTGAAGTAGTTgagtttgaaattttaaatcccAAAGTCGTAATGGATTATTTATACGATCGTGGTTGTCTTTCGATTTTATGGGAATGCGGAGGTACGCTGGCTGCATCTGCCATTTCTCATGGTGTTATACACAAG GTGCATGCCTTTGTTGCCCCTAAAATTATTGGTGGGAAAAATGCACCATCACCCGTTGGAGAACTTGGGATGGTAGAGATGTCTCAGGCACTGGAATTAAATGATGTTCATTATGAGCAG ATTGGTCCTGACATGCTTGTAAGTGGATTTCTTCACCCAGTTCCTGACTTAGCACCTGTGATTCCATCTATAGATGAAACTTCTGTGATCGATCCTACTGTTTCTCCTTATGAAGCAAGCATCATATTCTTTTACAAAACTTGGGATCCTTACGGTGCCTTTTCAAACTTCTCTTTGCATCCAATTCAAATGGCTggtgaaaatggtgatttttctACATGGCAAAGCGTGGAACACTATTACCAG GCACATAAGTTTGTCAGAGTAGATGATCCAGTTGGAATTAACTGCATCGAAGACATAAAAAATGCTAAAAGTCCCGAGGAAGCAGCACGACTAGGAAGAAAAATGCAGAGGCAATGTCCTGATCTG GTGAGATCTGATTGGGAATCTATCAAGATCAATGTAATGTACAGGGCCCTGAAGTGCAAGTTTTCAACATATCCTGATTTAACCGCGATGTTACTCTCAACTGCTGGATCAGTCCTTGTTGAAGCCTCACCACATGATCTGTTTTGGGGTGGAGGTCGAGATGGCGAAGGGCTAAACTATCTCGGAAGGCTGTTGATGCAGTTGAGATCAGAATTTCTTGCTGATTCTTCATCCGAAGCAAACGAGGCGACTTGTGGTCTAGAGGAAAATGAGGTTCAAAAATTGCCATGA
- the LOC140871285 gene encoding aspartic proteinase 36-like isoform X2 has product MLASIEFQLCGAGSFHNAALYYTKITIGTPPVDYHVQVDTGSDILWVNCQNCEGCPTKSDFNIPLKQYDLRASSTGERVFCDQDFCTAEFDRPKFNCDHGLNCEYIVAYGDGSRTEGYFVRDFFKLAQVTGNLQSSLMDGYIAFGCSGKQSGGFASSSVALDGIIGFGQANTSILSQLASSGKVKRIFSHCLSHKGGGIFAIGEVVQPKVNRTKLVPNQMHYNVVLKGVEVGGQLLNLHSDLLALGLGRRAIIDSGTTLAYLPSEIYQWLLDKVIAHRPDLKTYVVQQRFTCFRYSGNIDDGFPIIGFHFEDSMSLPVYPRNYLLQVHDKEYCVGWQNSKTHTKSGMEITLLGDIVLSDKLILYDLENQNMGWTEYDCSSSIQVRDEVSGNAYSVGAHSTSSAFCTSAVSVVSFLLLIVAHFSLIG; this is encoded by the exons ATGCTAGCTTCCATTGAATTCCAACTATGCGGTGCTGGATCATTTCATAACGCGGC GCTTTATTACACCAAAATCACAATTGGGACTCCCCCAGTTGATTATCATGTTCAGGTAGATACTGGAAGTGATATTTTGTGGGTGAATTGCCAAAACTGTGAGGGATGTCCCACAAAAAGTGACTTTAAT ATACCCTTGAAGCAGTATGACTTGAGGGCCTCCTCCACTGGAGAGAGAGTTTTTTGTGACCAAGATTTCTGTACTGCCGAGTTTGATCGTCCGAAGTTCAATTGCGATCATGGATTGAACTGTGAATATATAGTCGCATATGGAGATGGTAGCAGAACTGAGGGATATTTCGTTAGAGATTTTTTTAAACTTGCTCAAGTGACTGGGAACCTTCAATCATCATTAATGGATGGGTACATTGCTTTCGG TTGCTCAGGTAAACAATCTGGAGGATTTGCTTCGTCTTCTGTGGCACTTGATGGAATAATTGGGTTTGGACAAGCAAACACATCCATCCTTTCACAGCTTGCTTCTTCTGGGAAGGTGAAAAGGATATTTTCACATTGCTTGAGCCACAAGGGAGGTGGCATATTTGCCATTGGAGAAGTGGTGCAACCAAAAGTGAATAGAACAAAACTTGTGCCAAATCA GATGCATTATAATGTTGTTCTGAAGGGTGTTGAGGTGGGTGGTCAATTGCTTAATCTTCACTCTGATTTACTTGCTCTGGGACTTGGTAGAAGAGCTATAATTGACAGTGGCACAACTTTGGCCTATCTTCCGTCTGAGATATATCAATGGCTTCTAGACAAG GTTATAGCTCATCGGCCAGATCTGAAAACTTATGTAGTTCAACAACGCTTCACATGCTTTCGGTACAGTGGAAA TATTGATGATGGATTTCCTATCATTGGTTTTCATTTTGAGGACTCGATGTCTTTACCAGTGTATCCCCGCAATTATTTGTTACAAGTTCAT GATAAAGAATATTGTGTAGGCTGGCAAAACAGTAAAACACATACAAAGAGTGGAATGGAAATAACTCTATTAGGAG ATATTGTATTGTCAGACAAGCTCATTTTGTATGACCTTGAAAATCAGAACATGGGATGGACTGAGTATGACT GCTCTTCAAGCATCCAAGTAAGAGATGAAGTGAGTGGAAATGCTTATTCTGTGGGCGCCCATTCTACATCGTCTGCTTTCTGTACGTCTGCTGTGAGTGTAGTATCATTCCTTTTGTTGATAGTCGCTCACTTCAGTCTGATAGGATGA